A window of the Desulfobacula toluolica Tol2 genome harbors these coding sequences:
- a CDS encoding Rossmann-fold NAD(P)-binding domain-containing protein codes for MKILFAASEDAWGGFLNRVKKILPGHEFIAEGRFEITDLSGIDVLIPTMSRVTEETLKTADKLQLIQQCGAGLELVDINAARKRGIFVANVPTDVSGNADSVAELAIYLMIGLSRNTEMMKDSLKNRIMGGPMGLSSIMTHLK; via the coding sequence TTGAAAATATTGTTTGCAGCGTCTGAAGATGCATGGGGTGGTTTTTTGAACCGAGTGAAAAAAATATTGCCTGGTCATGAGTTTATTGCAGAGGGTCGTTTTGAAATTACAGATTTGTCCGGTATTGATGTTTTAATTCCAACAATGTCAAGAGTGACCGAGGAGACACTTAAAACAGCCGACAAACTTCAACTGATCCAGCAATGCGGTGCAGGCCTTGAACTGGTGGATATTAATGCTGCCCGCAAACGTGGAATTTTTGTTGCAAATGTTCCCACTGATGTCTCAGGAAATGCCGATTCTGTTGCAGAACTTGCTATCTATTTAATGATAGGGTTATCACGAAATACTGAAATGATGAAAGACAGCTTGAAAAATCGAATCATGGGAGGCCCCATGGGGCTTTCATCAATCATGACACATTTAAAATAA
- a CDS encoding PH domain-containing protein, giving the protein MGILNGLLGNATEVKVEDLQKELNPILADGESIEMAYKVLRDMYVFTNKRLLLIDKQGLTGKKVDYHTIPYKSISHFAVETAGHFDMDAELKIWISSSKDPIIKTLKKGTDVVGIQKAMANFMFN; this is encoded by the coding sequence ATGGGTATTTTAAACGGTTTATTAGGCAATGCAACCGAAGTTAAAGTGGAGGATCTACAAAAAGAACTAAACCCGATATTGGCTGATGGGGAATCTATAGAAATGGCCTATAAAGTACTGAGAGATATGTACGTTTTCACAAACAAAAGATTATTGCTTATTGATAAACAGGGGCTTACAGGGAAAAAGGTCGATTATCACACTATCCCTTATAAATCGATATCACATTTTGCAGTAGAGACAGCCGGGCATTTTGATATGGATGCAGAATTAAAAATTTGGATATCAAGCTCAAAAGATCCCATTATAAAAACATTGAAAAAGGGTACGGATGTTGTTGGAATTCAAAAAGCAATGGCCAATTTTATGTTCAATTAA
- a CDS encoding NAD(P)-dependent oxidoreductase gives MKPGVFLINVSRGGLVDYKALKSALKSKVIAGAGLDVFWEEPPDPEDDMFQYNVMATPHIGGATDVSMQGIAKLVAKNINFIANGKTPVNQMGKA, from the coding sequence ATGAAACCGGGGGTATTTCTTATCAATGTATCCAGGGGAGGCCTTGTGGATTACAAGGCTTTAAAATCGGCCTTAAAATCAAAAGTTATTGCAGGTGCAGGTCTTGATGTCTTCTGGGAAGAACCCCCTGACCCTGAAGATGATATGTTTCAATACAATGTCATGGCAACACCCCATATCGGTGGTGCAACAGATGTTTCCATGCAGGGAATCGCAAAATTGGTAGCAAAAAATATCAATTTTATTGCAAACGGTAAAACACCTGTAAACCAGATGGGAAAGGCGTAA